The following are from one region of the Advenella mimigardefordensis DPN7 genome:
- a CDS encoding NAD kinase has translation MHFSTIALVGRYHDSGLDAPLRALAEVLHAAGRQVLIEKETSENTGVSEYPTATTAEIGSQADLVIVMGGDGTMLGVGRQLAQYDVPLLGINHGRLGFITDIPVQNAFEAIESVLDGQYDIEHRTLLQASVVRDDKTLTCALALNDVVLNRASRGGMIEICVEYNETLMYRQRADGLIVATPTGSTAYSLSASGPILHPAVNAFLLVPVAPQTLSNRPIAVPDTGTLTLTLSEVGRVETGASVHFDMQTWSDLQLGDKIVVTKADHQIRFLHPKGYNFFSTLRQKLHWNIMPDAS, from the coding sequence ATGCATTTTTCAACCATAGCGCTGGTCGGCAGATATCACGACTCTGGTCTTGATGCCCCGTTGCGTGCGCTGGCAGAGGTGCTGCACGCGGCTGGCCGACAGGTTCTGATTGAAAAGGAAACGTCCGAGAATACCGGCGTGTCCGAGTATCCCACGGCCACAACCGCTGAAATCGGCAGCCAGGCTGACCTGGTGATTGTCATGGGCGGCGATGGCACCATGCTCGGCGTTGGCCGTCAACTGGCCCAATATGACGTCCCCCTGCTGGGCATCAACCACGGGCGGCTCGGCTTTATCACCGACATCCCGGTGCAAAATGCCTTCGAGGCCATCGAATCGGTACTTGATGGCCAGTACGATATCGAACACCGCACGCTGTTGCAGGCCTCGGTTGTACGCGACGATAAAACCCTGACCTGTGCCCTGGCCCTGAATGACGTCGTGCTGAACCGGGCCAGCCGCGGCGGCATGATCGAGATCTGTGTGGAATACAATGAAACGCTCATGTATCGCCAGCGGGCCGACGGCCTGATCGTTGCGACCCCTACCGGTTCTACCGCCTATTCGCTAAGCGCCAGCGGCCCGATCCTGCACCCGGCAGTCAACGCATTTTTGCTGGTTCCGGTTGCCCCGCAAACGCTCTCGAACCGCCCAATTGCGGTGCCCGATACCGGCACCCTCACGCTGACCCTAAGCGAAGTGGGTCGGGTGGAAACCGGCGCCAGCGTGCATTTCGATATGCAAACCTGGTCCGATCTGCAACTGGGCGACAAAATTGTTGTAACCAAGGCAGATCACCAGATTCGTTTTCTGCATCCCAAAGGCTACAACTTTTTCTCTACCCTGCGCCAGAAGCTGCACTGGAACATCATGCCCGACGCCAGTTAG
- the hemH gene encoding ferrochelatase — MNTGVVLINLGTPASPDAGAIRAYLSEFLSDPRVVEIPPALWKPILNLAVLPLRPSKLVPKYRQIWMEEGSPLLVYGRRLAQGVQAQLDHEQVPATVVLAMRYGEPSMQQAFAQLRDAGCERILVVPLYPQFAASTTATIFERTLALHREARDVPELRFVKRFHQLPGYLDTLAQNVREYWREHGKPQQLLLSFHGLPKRSVELGDPYLKDCTATAEALQLRLAAEEVSIDIAFQSRFGRAEWLGPATLSVLQAYPGDNIRHVDVLCPGFVADCLETLEEISIECARAFSQAGGEQFRYIPCLNDHPDWIRAMAGLVRQHLAGWPQPDA, encoded by the coding sequence ATGAATACAGGAGTTGTACTGATCAACCTGGGCACCCCGGCCAGTCCCGATGCGGGTGCAATCCGGGCCTATCTGTCGGAGTTTCTGTCCGATCCGCGCGTGGTTGAAATCCCGCCTGCCCTCTGGAAGCCGATACTCAATCTCGCAGTCCTGCCTCTGCGGCCGTCCAAACTGGTGCCAAAATACCGGCAGATATGGATGGAAGAGGGGTCGCCGCTGCTTGTTTATGGCAGGCGCCTGGCCCAGGGTGTGCAGGCCCAGCTGGACCATGAGCAGGTTCCGGCCACCGTGGTGCTGGCCATGCGCTATGGCGAGCCCTCCATGCAGCAGGCGTTTGCCCAACTGCGTGACGCAGGCTGCGAACGCATTCTGGTTGTGCCTCTTTATCCGCAGTTTGCCGCCAGTACAACCGCTACCATTTTCGAACGAACACTGGCGCTGCATCGCGAGGCGCGTGATGTGCCTGAGTTGCGTTTCGTCAAGCGGTTTCATCAGTTGCCCGGTTATCTTGATACCCTGGCGCAAAATGTGCGCGAGTATTGGCGCGAGCACGGCAAGCCGCAGCAACTGTTGCTTAGCTTTCATGGTCTGCCCAAGCGCTCGGTGGAGCTGGGTGACCCTTATCTGAAGGATTGTACGGCCACTGCCGAGGCGCTGCAGTTGCGACTCGCTGCGGAAGAGGTGTCGATAGACATCGCTTTTCAAAGCCGCTTCGGCCGGGCAGAATGGCTCGGTCCTGCCACTTTGTCGGTGCTGCAGGCTTATCCGGGCGACAATATTCGTCACGTTGATGTGCTGTGCCCGGGTTTTGTGGCCGATTGCCTGGAAACGCTTGAGGAAATCAGCATTGAATGCGCGCGTGCCTTCAGTCAGGCCGGTGGTGAGCAGTTCCGTTACATTCCCTGCCTGAACGATCACCCTGACTGGATTCGCGCCATGGCAGGATTGGTTCGGCAACATCTCGCCGGCTGGCCCCAGCCGGACGCGTAA
- the hrcA gene encoding heat-inducible transcriptional repressor HrcA, with the protein MDDRANALLKALIERYIDDGQPVGSRTLSKLFELSPATIRNVMADLEDLGLIHSPHTSAGRIPTPRGYRLFVDNLLVIKPYELEEPSELHEVFSNTAPSKALSVAASLVSNLTQFAGVVLTPKRSQVFRQIEFIRLSQRRILLIIVTPDGDVQNRILSPVHDYTEAQLIEAANYFNHNFAGKSFEQVREQIGAELNQLKEEISSLMQAAVDAGNDDDQESSVVISGERRLLEIKDFAADMDRLRKMFSLFEQKTDLMQLLDVTDRSQGVKIYIGGDSRLVPMEDVSVITAPYGVDGQIVGTLGVIGPSRMSYNRVIPIVDLTARLLSNALSHQ; encoded by the coding sequence ATGGATGATCGCGCAAACGCACTCTTGAAAGCTCTGATTGAGCGATATATTGATGACGGACAGCCGGTAGGCTCAAGAACACTGTCCAAGCTGTTCGAGCTGTCACCGGCCACCATTCGCAATGTAATGGCGGATCTGGAAGATCTGGGCCTGATTCACAGCCCGCATACCTCGGCTGGTCGGATCCCAACGCCCCGGGGATATCGCCTGTTTGTGGACAATCTGCTGGTGATCAAGCCGTATGAACTGGAAGAACCCTCAGAATTGCATGAAGTGTTTTCCAACACGGCGCCCAGCAAGGCGCTGAGCGTGGCGGCATCGCTGGTGTCCAATCTGACCCAGTTTGCCGGCGTGGTGCTTACTCCCAAGCGTTCCCAGGTATTTCGCCAGATTGAGTTTATCCGCCTGTCGCAGCGGCGTATTCTGCTCATAATCGTGACCCCCGATGGCGATGTGCAGAACCGAATTCTGTCGCCCGTGCACGATTACACCGAAGCCCAGCTCATTGAAGCTGCTAATTACTTCAACCATAATTTTGCCGGCAAATCATTCGAACAGGTGCGCGAGCAGATCGGCGCAGAGCTTAATCAGCTCAAAGAAGAAATTTCTTCATTAATGCAGGCTGCGGTGGACGCCGGTAATGACGACGATCAGGAGTCGTCCGTCGTTATATCCGGCGAGCGCCGGCTGCTGGAAATCAAGGATTTTGCCGCCGATATGGATCGCCTGCGCAAGATGTTCTCGCTGTTCGAGCAGAAAACCGATCTGATGCAACTGCTGGATGTGACCGATCGCTCGCAGGGTGTGAAAATCTACATTGGCGGTGATTCGCGCCTCGTGCCCATGGAAGACGTCTCGGTTATCACGGCGCCCTATGGCGTTGACGGGCAAATTGTAGGTACGCTTGGCGTGATCGGCCCAAGCCGCATGTCCTACAATCGCGTGATTCCTATCGTGGATCTGACCGCCAGGCTGTTGTCTAACGCGCTTAGTCATCAATAG
- a CDS encoding MOSC domain-containing protein — protein MAVVIRGLFVYPIKSCAGIALDQACISAAGVKWDRQFILVDAAGNMMTQRTVPRMVLVQPALQPELAQMVVHAPGVPALTVSLADASQQEAPVSVRVWSGFPLGAVVSEEADRWFSAVLGQPCRLLRLHARSQRRVTPEFPDSWQARHQDWRSLTAQDQTFGFADGFPFLITNIASLDALNHQLAAKDVAPVGMIRFRPNIVLEGLPEYEEDYIFGLRAGQLHFALVKPCPRCPIPNVDPATAAVADEPGITLMQTRSAELGVLFGVNAVLTDKVSDVLHIGQQVEAEYDF, from the coding sequence ATGGCAGTCGTTATCCGTGGTCTTTTCGTTTACCCAATTAAGTCGTGCGCCGGCATTGCACTGGACCAGGCTTGTATCAGCGCGGCCGGTGTGAAATGGGATCGCCAGTTCATTCTGGTGGATGCGGCCGGCAATATGATGACCCAGCGCACCGTACCGCGCATGGTGCTGGTGCAACCTGCCTTGCAGCCTGAACTGGCGCAAATGGTGGTGCATGCACCTGGCGTGCCGGCGCTGACGGTTTCGCTCGCGGACGCATCACAGCAAGAGGCGCCGGTGTCGGTTAGGGTCTGGTCCGGCTTCCCGTTGGGTGCTGTGGTCAGCGAAGAGGCGGATCGCTGGTTCAGCGCGGTATTGGGCCAGCCTTGCCGCCTGTTACGCCTGCATGCCCGGTCGCAGCGTCGTGTTACCCCCGAATTTCCTGATAGCTGGCAGGCACGGCACCAGGATTGGCGGTCCCTGACAGCTCAGGACCAGACGTTCGGCTTTGCCGACGGGTTTCCTTTTTTAATTACCAATATCGCTTCGCTGGACGCACTCAACCACCAATTGGCGGCCAAAGACGTTGCGCCGGTGGGCATGATCCGCTTCCGACCCAATATTGTGCTCGAAGGCCTGCCTGAATACGAAGAGGACTATATTTTCGGCTTGCGCGCCGGCCAGCTGCATTTTGCGCTGGTCAAGCCGTGCCCGCGTTGCCCGATTCCCAATGTTGATCCGGCAACAGCGGCGGTGGCCGATGAGCCCGGTATCACCCTGATGCAGACCCGCAGCGCAGAACTGGGCGTGTTGTTTGGTGTGAACGCCGTGCTCACCGACAAGGTCAGTGATGTGCTGCATATCGGACAACAAGTAGAAGCCGAATACGATTTTTGA